One region of Epilithonimonas zeae genomic DNA includes:
- a CDS encoding LpxD N-terminal domain-containing protein has protein sequence MTFNQPQTLKVIADIIGAKYIGDENFPVLGTNEIHMIKPGEIVFVNHPKYYDKALNSAATIILIDKEVECPEGKALLVSDDPFRDFNKINTHFTRISNFKEELHDLEVGDGTSIHPSAVIGNDVRIGKNCHIFPNVVIGDRTVIGDNVVIQSNTVIGGDAFYYRKLNGNFDRLISVGNVVIENNVEIGNSCTIDRGVTDSTVIGEGSIIDNQIQIGHDTVIGKRCLIASQTGIAGCCIIGDEVTMWGQVGIASGLTIESGTVLLAQVGVNRNLKKGTYFGPIAEEFRDYLRKEVKVKNLK, from the coding sequence ATGACTTTCAATCAACCACAAACACTCAAAGTTATTGCAGATATCATTGGTGCAAAATATATCGGAGACGAGAATTTTCCGGTTCTTGGAACCAATGAGATTCATATGATAAAACCGGGCGAAATTGTTTTCGTCAATCATCCCAAATATTACGATAAAGCCCTTAATTCTGCTGCAACCATCATTCTTATTGACAAAGAAGTAGAATGTCCGGAAGGTAAAGCACTTTTGGTTTCTGATGACCCTTTTAGAGACTTTAATAAAATCAATACACATTTCACCAGAATCTCCAATTTCAAAGAAGAACTTCACGATTTGGAAGTTGGAGATGGGACGTCCATTCATCCATCGGCTGTGATTGGGAATGATGTTAGAATTGGAAAAAACTGTCATATCTTCCCGAATGTTGTGATTGGCGACAGAACTGTGATTGGCGATAATGTTGTGATTCAGTCCAATACTGTGATTGGTGGCGATGCTTTCTATTACAGAAAACTGAATGGTAATTTTGATAGATTGATTTCTGTAGGAAATGTTGTCATAGAAAATAATGTGGAAATCGGTAACAGTTGTACAATCGATAGAGGTGTAACAGATTCTACCGTGATAGGAGAGGGAAGTATCATTGATAATCAAATCCAGATTGGTCATGACACAGTGATTGGTAAAAGATGTCTGATAGCTTCACAAACCGGAATTGCAGGATGTTGCATCATCGGTGACGAAGTGACAATGTGGGGGCAAGTTGGTATTGCTTCTGGCTTAACGATTGAATCTGGAACTGTCCTGCTTGCTCAAGTTGGTGTTAACAGAAATCTTAAAAAAGGAACTTATTTCGGACCAATTGCAGAAGAATTCAGAGATTATCTCAGAAAAGAAGTGAAAGTCAAAAATCTGAAGTAA
- the efp gene encoding elongation factor P, giving the protein MATSNDIRKGLCIEFSNDIFKVIEFLHVKPGKGPAFVRTKLKSVTNGKVLDNTFSAGHKIDEVKVITRKFQYLYDDENGFHFMNNEDFSQLYLNKEMIENSNLMKAGEEVTIILKEADETPLSAELPQSVYLEVIEADPGVKGNTATNALKNAIVETGARVMVPLFIEPGDKIKISTEDGSYLERVK; this is encoded by the coding sequence ATGGCAACAAGTAACGATATCAGAAAAGGACTTTGCATAGAATTCAGCAACGATATTTTCAAAGTAATCGAATTTCTACACGTAAAACCAGGTAAAGGTCCTGCTTTCGTTAGAACAAAATTAAAATCTGTAACCAACGGAAAAGTATTGGATAATACATTCTCTGCAGGTCACAAAATCGACGAAGTAAAGGTTATCACAAGAAAATTCCAATATCTTTATGATGATGAGAATGGTTTCCACTTTATGAACAACGAAGATTTCTCACAGCTTTATCTTAACAAAGAAATGATCGAGAACTCTAACTTGATGAAAGCTGGAGAAGAGGTAACCATCATCCTGAAAGAAGCGGACGAAACGCCACTTTCTGCGGAACTTCCTCAGTCGGTTTACTTAGAAGTTATCGAAGCTGATCCAGGTGTGAAAGGAAACACAGCAACCAACGCTTTGAAGAATGCCATAGTAGAAACAGGCGCAAGAGTAATGGTTCCTTTGTTCATCGAACCAGGTGACAAAATCAAAATCAGCACAGAAGACGGCTCTTACTTGGAAAGAGTAAAATAA
- the lpxA gene encoding acyl-ACP--UDP-N-acetylglucosamine O-acyltransferase — MIHQLTAVDPRAKIGKNVTVEPFTTIGANVTVGSDTWIGPNVTIMENVKIGKNCKIFPGTVIGAVPQDLKFDGEDTQVIIGDGTTLRECVTINRGTKALGYTKVGNNCLIMATSHIAHDCIVGDNVIIANGCGIAGHVEIGDFVVMGGLSAVQQFGKIGKHVMVSGGSLIRKDIPPYVKVAREPISYAGINSVGLRRRGFTNDKIFEIQKIYRAIFQMKMNTTQAIEFIEKEMLPTVERDEIITFIQNSPRGIVKGYGSGKE; from the coding sequence ATGATTCACCAGCTTACTGCGGTAGACCCGCGTGCCAAAATAGGTAAAAACGTAACCGTAGAACCATTCACAACTATTGGAGCGAATGTAACCGTTGGTTCGGATACCTGGATTGGTCCCAACGTTACCATTATGGAAAATGTGAAGATTGGTAAGAATTGTAAAATTTTCCCGGGAACCGTCATTGGAGCTGTTCCACAAGATTTGAAGTTTGATGGCGAAGATACTCAGGTAATCATTGGTGATGGAACTACATTGAGAGAATGTGTTACCATCAACAGAGGAACCAAGGCTCTAGGATATACCAAAGTTGGTAATAATTGCTTGATTATGGCAACTTCCCACATTGCACACGATTGTATTGTTGGGGATAATGTAATTATCGCAAACGGCTGCGGAATCGCAGGTCACGTGGAAATTGGAGATTTCGTAGTAATGGGAGGTCTTTCTGCAGTTCAGCAATTCGGAAAAATCGGGAAGCACGTAATGGTTTCCGGTGGTTCATTGATTAGAAAAGATATTCCGCCTTATGTAAAAGTAGCTAGAGAACCTATTTCTTACGCAGGGATCAATTCTGTTGGATTGAGAAGAAGAGGCTTTACCAATGATAAAATCTTCGAAATTCAAAAAATCTACAGAGCAATTTTCCAAATGAAAATGAATACAACCCAAGCGATTGAATTCATCGAAAAAGAAATGCTTCCAACAGTAGAGAGAGACGAGATTATCACCTTCATCCAAAACTCTCCAAGAGGTATCGTGAAAGGGTACGGCTCTGGAAAAGAATAA
- a CDS encoding bifunctional UDP-3-O-[3-hydroxymyristoyl] N-acetylglucosamine deacetylase/3-hydroxyacyl-ACP dehydratase has product MSDKQKTIKEDINLSGIGLHTGKEVNLTIKPAKENTGFVFVRTDLEGRPQVEADVNYVTTTERGTTLEKLGVKIHTCEHLLAALVGMDIDNAILEMNSAEPPILDGSSKYFVEAIEKVGVSEQDLPREYLVVKEVMNYVDPATGSELTVIPADDYEITTMVDFGTKVLGTQNASMKNLAEFKDEIAPARTFSFLHELEQLLDANLIKGGDISNAIVYVDKELTPETLEKLKVAFGKDEVSIRPNGILDNLNLNFTNEAARHKLLDVIGDLALVGVRIKGRVIANKPGHFVNTQFAKKLNRQYKLQKRKNVPDFDLKAEPVFDINGIMRLLPHRPPFLLVDKILELSDTHVVGLKNVSMNEPFFVGHFPKEPVMPGVLQIEAMAQVGGILVLANVPDPENYSTYFVKMDNVKFKKKVVPGDQVIFKIELIEPIRRGIVHMQGYGYVGDSVVVEAELMAQVAKTKI; this is encoded by the coding sequence ATGAGCGACAAACAAAAAACAATCAAAGAAGACATCAACCTTTCAGGAATAGGTCTTCACACAGGAAAAGAGGTTAATTTGACAATCAAACCGGCGAAAGAAAATACCGGATTTGTATTTGTAAGAACAGACCTAGAGGGACGTCCGCAGGTAGAAGCAGACGTTAATTATGTAACCACCACAGAAAGAGGAACTACTCTGGAGAAGTTAGGTGTCAAAATCCATACTTGCGAACATTTGTTGGCAGCTTTAGTTGGAATGGATATCGATAATGCTATTCTGGAAATGAACAGCGCTGAACCTCCAATTTTAGATGGTTCTTCAAAATATTTTGTTGAAGCTATCGAAAAAGTGGGCGTTTCTGAGCAAGATTTGCCAAGAGAATATTTGGTAGTCAAAGAAGTGATGAATTACGTAGACCCTGCAACTGGCTCTGAATTAACTGTGATTCCTGCTGACGATTACGAGATCACAACAATGGTTGATTTTGGAACCAAAGTTTTGGGAACTCAAAATGCCAGTATGAAAAACCTTGCAGAGTTCAAAGATGAGATTGCTCCTGCTAGAACATTCAGTTTCTTGCACGAGCTAGAACAGCTTTTGGATGCTAATCTGATTAAAGGTGGTGATATCAGCAATGCCATTGTCTATGTTGATAAAGAATTGACACCGGAAACTTTAGAAAAACTGAAAGTTGCTTTCGGTAAAGATGAGGTTTCTATCCGTCCAAATGGTATTCTTGATAATCTTAACCTTAATTTTACCAATGAAGCTGCGAGACATAAATTGCTGGATGTAATTGGTGATTTGGCTTTGGTCGGCGTTAGAATCAAGGGAAGAGTAATTGCTAACAAACCAGGACATTTTGTGAATACACAATTCGCAAAAAAACTAAACAGACAATACAAATTGCAAAAAAGAAAAAACGTTCCGGATTTCGATTTAAAGGCAGAACCTGTTTTCGATATCAATGGGATTATGAGATTATTGCCGCACAGACCTCCGTTTTTGTTGGTAGATAAGATTTTGGAATTGTCCGATACCCACGTAGTTGGACTTAAAAATGTTTCTATGAACGAGCCTTTCTTCGTAGGACATTTCCCAAAAGAACCTGTGATGCCAGGCGTTTTGCAAATCGAGGCAATGGCTCAGGTTGGAGGAATTTTAGTTTTGGCTAATGTTCCGGACCCGGAAAATTACTCTACTTATTTTGTGAAAATGGACAATGTTAAGTTCAAGAAAAAAGTAGTTCCTGGTGACCAGGTAATTTTCAAAATTGAATTAATAGAACCAATCAGAAGAGGAATTGTACATATGCAAGGCTACGGATATGTTGGTGACAGTGTAGTTGTAGAAGCCGAATTGATGGCTCAAGTTGCAAAAACTAAAATATAA
- the lpxD gene encoding UDP-3-O-(3-hydroxymyristoyl)glucosamine N-acyltransferase: MEFSAEQIAGLIKGKIIGDEKTVITGVSPIENGQQGHLSFVAQSRFSHYIDTTDCAVLIVSENLLENRDYKPVIIAVEDAYLSFQILMNLYQEMQGRKTGIEAGSFFHETAKVGEDVYIGAFTYVSEKAKIGDGTQIFPHVYIGKGVEIGKNCKIDSGARIYDYCVIGDNCVIHSNTVVGGDGFGFQPTAEGFKKIPQLGNVIIGDNVEIGSNCSIDRATIGSTVIGKGTKIDNLIQIAHNVQIGENNVIAAQAGIAGSTVIGDWNQIGGQVGIVGHIKIGNQVKIQAQSGVNSSAKDGDTLYGSPAINYSDYRRNYVHFRNFTDIVKRINDLENKKSE, from the coding sequence ATGGAATTTAGCGCAGAACAAATTGCAGGATTAATAAAAGGGAAAATAATTGGCGACGAAAAGACAGTTATTACAGGGGTTTCGCCGATAGAAAATGGTCAGCAGGGACATTTGTCTTTCGTTGCTCAAAGCCGTTTTTCACATTACATAGATACCACAGACTGTGCAGTGTTGATAGTTTCTGAAAATCTTTTGGAAAACAGAGATTACAAACCTGTGATTATCGCTGTGGAAGATGCCTATCTTTCTTTTCAAATCCTGATGAATCTTTATCAGGAGATGCAAGGCAGAAAAACAGGAATCGAAGCTGGTTCTTTCTTCCACGAAACTGCGAAAGTAGGAGAGGATGTTTACATTGGTGCTTTTACTTATGTTTCAGAAAAAGCTAAAATAGGTGATGGAACCCAGATTTTCCCTCACGTTTATATTGGGAAAGGAGTAGAAATAGGAAAAAATTGCAAAATTGACAGTGGCGCAAGAATATACGATTATTGTGTTATAGGTGATAATTGCGTGATTCATTCCAATACAGTTGTTGGAGGTGATGGATTTGGTTTCCAGCCAACAGCAGAAGGATTTAAGAAAATTCCTCAGTTAGGAAATGTTATCATTGGAGATAATGTAGAAATTGGTTCCAATTGTAGTATAGACCGCGCAACAATTGGTTCTACGGTAATTGGAAAAGGAACTAAGATTGATAATTTAATCCAGATTGCTCACAATGTTCAGATTGGAGAAAATAATGTAATTGCAGCTCAAGCGGGAATTGCTGGTTCCACGGTCATTGGCGATTGGAATCAGATTGGCGGACAGGTAGGAATTGTTGGTCACATCAAGATTGGAAACCAGGTGAAAATCCAGGCTCAGAGTGGTGTGAACTCATCGGCAAAAGATGGCGATACACTTTACGGTTCTCCGGCAATTAATTACAGCGATTATAGAAGAAACTATGTGCATTTCCGTAATTTTACGGACATAGTGAAAAGAATAAACGATTTAGAAAATAAAAAATCAGAGTAA
- a CDS encoding HD domain-containing protein, producing the protein MQNKLKIINDPVHGFIKIPHEILFDIIEHPYFQRLRRISQTGLLSLIFPGAKHTRFHHALGAMNLMFKALETLKLKGVKVSKEEEKAAMLAILLHDIGHGPFSHALENMLMDDWHHEKISILLMNRLNKEFKGKLDLAIEMFQGKYHRSFFNQLISSQLDVDRMDYLKRDSFYTGVSEGSVNVERIISMMNVSDEKLVIDAKGIYSIENYLTARMFMYWQVYYHKTAALAEHILVQILNRAKYLVSQNVDLEAPSNLKYFLVKNKFDEATEEDIRKFTMLDDMDVFQAIKVWTENEDFVLSKLCRTVIYREFPKSIISSKPFSEDFLKQKVEKVNQYFKIENGEELVGQISRSLLPYDTEKQPIYLMDKTGSKFKLEESENQILFGCMENATKKYIIYFPREIL; encoded by the coding sequence GTGCAGAATAAACTAAAGATTATCAACGACCCGGTTCACGGTTTTATCAAAATTCCTCACGAGATTTTGTTCGATATTATAGAACATCCTTATTTCCAAAGACTCAGAAGGATTTCACAAACCGGACTTTTATCACTCATATTTCCAGGCGCAAAACATACGAGATTTCATCACGCACTTGGTGCAATGAACCTAATGTTCAAAGCATTGGAAACTTTAAAATTAAAAGGAGTGAAAGTGTCAAAAGAAGAAGAAAAAGCAGCGATGCTGGCGATTTTGCTTCACGATATTGGACACGGCCCGTTCTCGCACGCTTTGGAAAATATGTTGATGGATGATTGGCACCACGAGAAAATTTCGATTTTGCTAATGAACCGACTGAACAAAGAATTTAAAGGAAAGTTGGATTTGGCGATAGAAATGTTCCAAGGGAAATACCATCGTTCTTTCTTCAATCAGTTGATTTCTTCTCAGTTGGATGTGGATAGAATGGATTATTTGAAACGAGACAGCTTTTACACAGGCGTTTCAGAAGGCAGCGTGAATGTCGAGCGAATCATTTCTATGATGAATGTGAGCGATGAAAAATTGGTCATTGATGCAAAAGGAATTTATTCTATAGAAAATTATCTGACTGCCAGAATGTTTATGTATTGGCAGGTTTATTATCATAAGACGGCGGCTTTGGCAGAGCATATTTTGGTTCAGATTCTTAATAGGGCCAAATATTTGGTTTCTCAAAATGTAGATTTGGAAGCGCCTTCTAATTTGAAATACTTCTTAGTTAAAAATAAATTTGACGAGGCCACGGAAGAAGATATCAGAAAATTCACAATGTTGGATGATATGGATGTTTTCCAGGCCATCAAAGTTTGGACGGAAAATGAGGATTTTGTTTTGTCGAAACTTTGCAGAACAGTTATTTACAGAGAATTTCCTAAAAGTATTATTTCATCCAAGCCATTTTCTGAAGATTTTTTGAAACAAAAAGTCGAAAAAGTCAACCAATACTTTAAGATTGAAAATGGAGAAGAATTAGTGGGACAGATTTCTCGTTCGCTTTTGCCGTATGATACAGAAAAACAGCCTATTTATCTGATGGATAAAACAGGAAGTAAATTTAAATTGGAAGAATCTGAAAATCAGATTTTATTCGGATGTATGGAGAATGCGACCAAAAAATATATCATTTATTTTCCACGAGAGATTTTATAA
- a CDS encoding diacylglycerol/lipid kinase family protein: MKFAFIINPYSAKKNYQPFLDSLSRKVENPIYIVSKSLEDTDDFIRKYWNDVDIFVAVGGDGTISVVAQKLINTDKILAVFPAGSGNGFSNETNFNKNISVLLEKLDQKKFRSIDTFMVNNQFSINVSGTGFDGKVVKEFEKTTRGFKNYIKVSIKTFFNYKPIKIKFLEENYKQYNGKYLMLNIANTRQFGNNAYIAPMASKSDGLVDLVFVKKFPLTYSPFFAFRMFTKRLKDDDYVTYLPVSEIEFKVNTKTWHIDGEFKKIKSPISIKVLPKSLRILV; the protein is encoded by the coding sequence ATGAAGTTTGCTTTCATCATCAATCCTTATTCTGCAAAGAAAAACTATCAGCCTTTTTTGGATAGCCTGTCCAGAAAAGTTGAAAATCCAATCTATATCGTTTCTAAATCCTTGGAGGATACAGATGATTTCATCAGAAAATATTGGAATGATGTGGATATTTTTGTGGCTGTTGGTGGTGACGGAACAATTTCTGTTGTAGCACAAAAGCTTATTAATACAGATAAAATTCTAGCTGTTTTTCCGGCAGGTTCGGGAAATGGATTCTCCAATGAGACCAATTTCAACAAAAATATTTCGGTTCTTTTAGAAAAATTAGACCAGAAAAAATTCCGAAGTATTGATACGTTTATGGTGAATAATCAATTTTCAATCAATGTTTCAGGAACTGGATTTGATGGAAAAGTGGTAAAAGAATTTGAAAAAACAACCCGTGGTTTCAAGAATTATATCAAGGTTTCTATCAAAACTTTTTTCAATTACAAGCCAATAAAAATCAAATTTTTAGAAGAAAACTACAAACAATACAACGGCAAATATCTGATGCTGAATATTGCCAACACGCGCCAATTTGGAAACAACGCATATATTGCACCGATGGCGAGTAAAAGTGATGGTTTGGTAGATTTAGTTTTTGTTAAGAAATTCCCTTTGACTTATTCGCCGTTTTTTGCTTTTAGAATGTTTACCAAACGTTTAAAAGATGATGATTATGTCACTTATCTTCCGGTTTCAGAAATCGAATTCAAAGTGAATACAAAAACCTGGCATATTGATGGCGAATTCAAAAAAATCAAATCGCCGATTTCCATTAAGGTTTTGCCCAAGAGTTTACGGATTTTAGTTTGA
- a CDS encoding DUF6526 family protein — MSRQNLKNHRKYYPLHHFVFYPVSLVLLIVSLFQVFKNINHNSSFVMIWSAISAVVVLMIVLSFMLRQHYALGLQDRLIINEFKFRYFALTGNRLENSTYHFSDAQIFALRFAEDEDLMEVMHQTAQNDWSSSKVKQNIKNWKADDKRI; from the coding sequence ATGAGTCGTCAAAATTTGAAGAATCACAGGAAATATTATCCTTTGCATCATTTTGTTTTCTATCCGGTTTCATTAGTTCTGCTGATAGTTTCTTTATTTCAAGTTTTCAAAAATATCAATCATAATAGTTCTTTTGTAATGATTTGGAGCGCAATTTCAGCCGTTGTAGTTTTGATGATTGTCTTGTCTTTTATGCTTCGTCAACATTATGCTTTGGGACTTCAGGACCGATTGATTATTAATGAATTCAAATTCCGATATTTTGCTCTGACGGGGAATAGATTGGAAAACTCAACTTATCACTTTTCCGATGCTCAGATTTTTGCGCTCAGATTTGCAGAAGATGAAGATTTGATGGAAGTGATGCATCAAACTGCGCAAAATGATTGGTCATCATCAAAAGTCAAGCAGAATATCAAAAACTGGAAGGCGGACGATAAAAGAATTTAG
- a CDS encoding RsiV family protein translates to MKNLITILSFGILLFSCNKKETQGTSTSKSDSTQTKKEFVVDSIQVQDSLQVAKTLTLSFEKQVLIFPAITNKTILDSIYKPANITSADYSKKTLTQVLEKFKTESLKKDESQDYTPEYKQTWEEASAMKVVSHQNDILTLQYSGSGYSGGAHGYYFEAYKTFDLKNNKVISQADIFKNPTDANWDKILKNHFDEPEQKDMLLVDKIELNNNFFFDQNKITLAYNQYEITAYAAGVVYITLNFKDIKDQLKPEFIKQYNIK, encoded by the coding sequence ATGAAAAACCTAATCACAATTCTATCTTTCGGGATTCTGCTTTTCTCTTGTAATAAGAAGGAAACTCAAGGAACTTCAACCTCAAAATCCGACAGTACACAGACTAAAAAAGAATTCGTTGTAGATTCTATCCAAGTTCAGGATTCTTTGCAGGTCGCAAAAACTTTGACTTTATCTTTCGAAAAACAAGTTCTGATATTTCCCGCTATTACTAACAAAACTATTTTGGATAGTATTTATAAACCAGCGAATATCACTTCTGCAGATTACTCCAAGAAAACTTTGACGCAAGTTCTTGAAAAGTTCAAAACAGAATCTTTGAAAAAAGATGAATCGCAGGATTATACGCCCGAATATAAACAGACTTGGGAAGAAGCTTCTGCTATGAAAGTTGTTTCTCATCAGAATGATATTTTGACATTGCAATATTCCGGAAGCGGTTATTCCGGGGGCGCACACGGTTATTATTTTGAAGCCTACAAAACCTTCGATTTGAAAAATAATAAAGTGATTTCTCAAGCTGATATTTTCAAAAATCCTACAGATGCAAATTGGGACAAAATTCTGAAAAATCATTTCGATGAACCTGAGCAAAAAGATATGCTCTTGGTAGATAAAATTGAACTGAATAATAATTTCTTTTTCGACCAGAATAAAATCACACTTGCATACAATCAATATGAGATTACGGCTTATGCGGCGGGCGTAGTTTACATCACTTTAAATTTCAAAGATATTAAAGATCAATTGAAACCGGAGTTTATCAAACAATATAATATCAAGTAA
- the gyrB gene encoding DNA topoisomerase (ATP-hydrolyzing) subunit B — MSQKQYTASSIQALEGMEHVRMRPSMYIGDVGVRGLHHLVYEVVDNSIDEALAGYCDTITVAIKEGNAVEVMDNGRGIPVDFHEKEQKSALEVVMTKIGAGGKFDKDSYKVSGGLHGVGVSCVNALSNEMITTVYRDGNVYQQVYSRGKAQTGVEEIGHSDKRGTKQFFQPDDSIFTELVYNYDTLANRLRELAYLNKGITITLSDEREKLEDGTFRTEVFHSEGGLKEFVEYIDGNRESIMENVIFMEGERDDIPVEVAMRYNTSFNENLHSYVNNINTHEGGTHLAGFRRALTRTLKKYADELGLPAKEKVEVTGDDFREGLTAVISVKVMEPQFEGQTKTKLGNSEVSGAVDKIVGEMLTNFLEENPAEAKIIVQKVVLAAKARQAAKKAREMVQRKSPMGGSGLPGKLSDCSSKDPAESELFLVEGDSAGGTAKQGRDRHFQAILPLRGKILNVEKSMVHKVYDNEEIKNIYTALGVSVGTEEDSKALNLTKLRYHKIVIMTDADIDGSHISTLILTFFFRYMKELIENGYIYIASPPLYLLKKGNKKVYAWNEKEREQTTLEMSPDGKGVEVQRYKGLGEMNPEQLWETTLNPENRILKQVTIDNAVEADSTFSMLMGDEVPPRREFIEKNAVYARIDA, encoded by the coding sequence ATGAGTCAAAAACAATATACAGCAAGTAGTATTCAGGCATTGGAAGGAATGGAGCACGTTCGTATGCGTCCTTCGATGTACATTGGTGATGTAGGAGTCAGAGGTCTCCACCATTTGGTTTATGAAGTAGTGGATAACTCTATCGATGAAGCCTTGGCAGGATATTGTGATACGATTACTGTCGCGATAAAAGAAGGGAACGCCGTAGAAGTTATGGACAACGGTCGTGGTATTCCTGTCGATTTTCACGAGAAAGAACAGAAATCTGCATTAGAGGTTGTAATGACCAAAATCGGAGCTGGTGGTAAGTTCGATAAGGATTCTTACAAAGTTTCCGGAGGTCTTCACGGAGTTGGGGTTTCGTGTGTTAACGCACTTTCCAACGAGATGATCACTACCGTTTACAGAGACGGAAACGTTTATCAGCAGGTTTATTCCAGAGGAAAGGCGCAAACCGGCGTTGAAGAAATAGGACATAGTGATAAAAGAGGAACAAAACAGTTTTTCCAACCGGATGATTCTATTTTTACTGAATTAGTTTACAACTACGATACATTGGCGAACCGTCTTAGAGAGTTGGCATATCTTAATAAAGGGATCACTATTACTTTATCGGACGAAAGAGAAAAATTGGAAGATGGGACTTTCAGAACAGAAGTTTTCCATTCGGAAGGTGGATTGAAAGAATTCGTTGAGTATATCGATGGAAACCGTGAGTCTATTATGGAGAATGTAATCTTTATGGAAGGCGAACGCGATGATATTCCTGTTGAGGTGGCGATGCGTTATAATACGTCTTTCAATGAGAATCTTCACTCTTATGTTAATAATATCAACACTCACGAAGGAGGAACGCACTTGGCAGGTTTCAGAAGAGCTTTAACAAGAACTCTTAAGAAATATGCCGATGAATTAGGACTTCCTGCAAAAGAAAAAGTTGAAGTTACTGGAGACGATTTCCGTGAAGGTTTGACCGCCGTGATTTCTGTAAAAGTAATGGAACCTCAGTTCGAAGGTCAGACCAAAACAAAATTGGGTAACTCGGAGGTTTCCGGAGCGGTTGATAAAATCGTTGGAGAAATGTTGACCAATTTCTTGGAAGAAAATCCTGCTGAAGCTAAGATCATCGTTCAGAAAGTTGTTTTGGCTGCGAAAGCTAGACAAGCAGCAAAGAAAGCAAGAGAGATGGTTCAGAGAAAATCTCCTATGGGAGGTTCTGGATTGCCAGGGAAGTTATCAGATTGTTCATCTAAAGACCCAGCTGAATCAGAATTATTCCTTGTGGAGGGAGATTCCGCAGGTGGAACGGCTAAACAAGGTCGTGACCGTCATTTCCAAGCGATTTTGCCTTTAAGAGGTAAGATTTTGAACGTGGAGAAATCTATGGTTCATAAAGTTTATGATAACGAGGAAATCAAGAATATCTACACAGCACTTGGTGTTTCTGTAGGAACAGAAGAAGATTCTAAAGCTTTGAATTTAACTAAACTAAGATATCACAAAATCGTAATTATGACCGATGCTGATATCGATGGTTCTCACATTTCGACTTTGATTTTGACATTCTTCTTCAGATATATGAAAGAACTGATTGAGAACGGATACATTTATATCGCTTCTCCGCCATTATACTTATTGAAAAAAGGAAACAAAAAAGTGTATGCTTGGAACGAGAAAGAGCGTGAGCAGACCACTTTGGAAATGTCTCCGGACGGAAAAGGAGTAGAGGTACAGCGTTACAAAGGTCTTGGAGAGATGAATCCTGAACAGCTCTGGGAAACAACTCTAAACCCTGAAAACAGAATCTTGAAGCAAGTAACGATTGACAATGCAGTAGAAGCAGATTCTACCTTCTCTATGTTGATGGGCGATGAAGTGCCACCGAGAAGAGAATTTATAGAGAAAAATGCAGTTTACGCAAGAATTGATGCTTAA